From one Catenuloplanes nepalensis genomic stretch:
- a CDS encoding NfeD family protein, translated as MEPFLWIALGAVLAVAEIFTVSLFLIMFAAGAFAAAGAAALGFGVAVQLAVFAGVSAATVAAFWPLIRRHRLGDADGDDPHHFDARGVEGETALVLDRVDGEHGQVKIGGELWNARPFDDTEAYEAGERVRVIKVQGATVYVWREGIGPASRTELEE; from the coding sequence GTGGAGCCCTTTCTGTGGATCGCACTCGGCGCCGTTCTGGCCGTCGCCGAGATCTTCACGGTGTCGCTCTTCCTCATCATGTTCGCGGCCGGCGCGTTCGCCGCGGCCGGCGCCGCCGCGCTCGGCTTCGGCGTGGCCGTGCAGCTGGCCGTGTTCGCCGGCGTCTCCGCCGCCACGGTCGCCGCGTTCTGGCCGCTCATCCGCCGGCACCGGCTCGGCGACGCGGACGGTGACGACCCGCACCACTTCGACGCGCGCGGCGTGGAGGGCGAGACCGCGCTGGTGCTGGACCGGGTCGACGGCGAGCACGGCCAGGTGAAGATCGGCGGCGAGCTGTGGAACGCGCGGCCGTTCGACGACACCGAGGCGTACGAGGCCGGTGAGCGCGTGCGTGTGATCAAAGTGCAGGGAGCGACCGTCTACGTCTGGCGTGAGGGCATCGGCCCGGCGTCGCGGACGGAGTTGGAGGAATAG
- a CDS encoding SPFH domain-containing protein yields the protein METFIGVVVGAIALLVVVTLISALKIVPQQREYIVERLGKYQRTLTPGLNLLIPFIDQVRARVDVREQVVSFPPQPVITSDNLSVSIDTVLYFKVVNSADATYQIANFLQAIEQLTVTTLRNVIGSFDLERALTSREEINRHLSGVLDETTGRWGIKVTRVEIKAIEPPPSIRDSMEKQMRAERDRRAAILNAEGHKQSAILTAEGDKQAAILKADGNRQSRILEAEGQAKAIRTVFDAIHTANPSQKVLAYQYLQALPQIAQGSANKVWVVPAELTKALEGLGGALGGLAGTANDVPSPAAAAAATEVEREAAQAAEEAAAAAREVADAARAAEAEVSAPAGTNAPKGLPAAPPSTISGLYEPSRVDKA from the coding sequence ATGGAGACATTCATCGGCGTGGTTGTCGGCGCCATCGCACTGCTCGTGGTGGTCACGCTCATCTCGGCGTTGAAGATCGTGCCGCAGCAGCGTGAATACATCGTGGAGCGCCTCGGCAAATATCAGCGCACGCTGACCCCGGGACTGAACCTGCTGATCCCGTTCATCGATCAGGTCCGGGCTCGGGTCGATGTGCGGGAGCAGGTGGTCAGCTTCCCGCCGCAGCCGGTGATCACCTCGGACAACCTGAGCGTCTCGATCGACACCGTGCTGTACTTCAAGGTCGTCAACTCGGCGGACGCGACGTACCAGATCGCGAACTTCCTGCAGGCGATCGAGCAGCTCACGGTCACCACGCTGCGTAACGTCATCGGATCGTTCGATCTGGAGCGCGCGCTGACCAGCCGCGAGGAGATCAACCGGCACCTGTCCGGCGTGCTGGACGAGACCACCGGCCGCTGGGGCATCAAGGTCACCCGCGTCGAGATCAAGGCGATCGAGCCTCCGCCGAGCATCCGCGACTCGATGGAGAAGCAGATGCGTGCGGAGCGGGACCGCCGTGCCGCGATCCTGAACGCGGAGGGCCACAAGCAGTCCGCGATCCTCACGGCCGAGGGCGACAAGCAGGCGGCGATCCTCAAGGCGGACGGTAACCGGCAGTCGCGGATCCTGGAGGCCGAGGGCCAGGCCAAGGCGATCCGCACGGTCTTCGACGCGATCCACACCGCGAACCCGAGCCAGAAGGTGCTGGCCTACCAATATCTCCAGGCGCTGCCGCAGATCGCGCAGGGCTCGGCCAACAAGGTGTGGGTGGTCCCGGCCGAGCTGACCAAGGCGCTCGAAGGCCTCGGCGGGGCGCTCGGCGGGCTGGCCGGCACCGCGAACGACGTGCCGTCCCCGGCCGCGGCCGCCGCCGCGACCGAGGTGGAGCGGGAAGCGGCCCAGGCGGCCGAGGAGGCCGCCGCGGCAGCCCGTGAGGTCGCGGACGCTGCCCGGGCCGCCGAGGCCGAGGTGAGCGCGCCGGCCGGCACTAACGCGCCGAAGGGCCTGCCGGCCGCACCGCCGTCCACGATCTCGGGCCTTTACGAGCCGTCCCGGGTGGACAAGGCTTAG
- a CDS encoding TrmH family RNA methyltransferase produces MQITDAEDDRIADYRALTDVELRTRWEPPNGLFIAEGELVIRRAVRAGYRLRSVLVDEKRVEQLVDLPGDAPFYAATPPVLEAITGFHVHRGVLASFHRKPPLSITDVLTPSRRIVVLEGLNTHTNLGALFRSAAAFGMDAVVLSPDCADPLYRRAVRVSMGEVFAIPYAKAEDWPGALDEIRTAGFTLLAMTPAADSVPLQALTPAQRARPAVLLGAEGPGLTPRALAASDARVAIPMHRGVDSLNVATAAAVAFWELSREDAPS; encoded by the coding sequence GTGCAGATCACCGACGCTGAGGACGACCGGATCGCGGACTACCGCGCGCTTACCGACGTGGAGCTGCGCACGAGGTGGGAGCCGCCGAACGGGCTGTTCATCGCGGAGGGTGAGCTGGTCATCCGGCGCGCGGTGCGGGCCGGCTACCGGCTGCGCAGCGTGCTCGTCGACGAGAAGCGGGTGGAGCAGCTCGTGGACCTGCCCGGCGACGCGCCGTTCTACGCGGCCACGCCCCCGGTCCTGGAGGCGATCACCGGCTTCCACGTGCACCGCGGCGTGCTCGCGTCGTTCCACCGCAAACCGCCGCTGTCGATCACCGACGTGTTGACGCCGTCGAGGCGGATCGTCGTCCTGGAAGGGCTCAACACACACACGAACCTGGGCGCGCTGTTCCGCAGCGCGGCCGCGTTCGGGATGGACGCGGTGGTGCTGTCGCCGGACTGCGCGGACCCGCTCTACCGCCGGGCCGTGCGGGTGAGCATGGGCGAGGTGTTCGCGATCCCGTACGCGAAGGCCGAGGACTGGCCGGGCGCGCTGGACGAGATCCGCACGGCCGGGTTCACCCTGCTGGCCATGACACCGGCGGCCGACTCCGTACCGTTGCAGGCCCTGACGCCCGCGCAGCGGGCCCGGCCGGCCGTGCTGCTCGGCGCGGAGGGCCCGGGGCTCACCCCGCGGGCGCTGGCCGCGTCGGACGCGCGGGTCGCGATCCCGATGCACCGCGGCGTCGACTCGCTCAACGTGGCGACCGCGGCGGCGGTGGCGTTCTGGGAGCTGTCCCGGGAGGACGCACCCTCCTGA